One Azospirillaceae bacterium genomic region harbors:
- a CDS encoding XRE family transcriptional regulator gives MRTQAPNVRAVLHRWMNGVLADRGWSAAAWARAAGIAPTSLTRFLRDPERASVPGAETIGKLAWAAGSEPCLLGAHAPDPPSHVPLVTVAEARAALAGPPANIRTWLEAVRRDGRPCITVDAGVSRRAVALRVTSRHMNAAGILPGDNVVVEPVDARPPRPGDLVLVLDGDHACAYRWHAPLLVPASSDPDCAAPIGIAGAHIVGMVTFVSRAVRT, from the coding sequence GTGCGGACGCAGGCGCCGAATGTCCGGGCCGTGCTGCACCGTTGGATGAACGGCGTTCTGGCCGACCGGGGATGGAGCGCCGCCGCCTGGGCACGGGCGGCCGGCATCGCGCCCACCAGCCTGACCCGGTTCCTGCGCGATCCCGAACGCGCCAGCGTTCCGGGGGCCGAGACCATCGGCAAGCTGGCGTGGGCCGCAGGTTCGGAACCATGCCTGCTGGGCGCGCATGCCCCGGATCCGCCTTCGCACGTGCCCCTGGTCACCGTGGCCGAGGCGCGGGCGGCCCTTGCCGGGCCGCCGGCCAACATCCGCACATGGCTTGAGGCGGTACGGCGCGACGGGCGCCCCTGCATCACCGTGGATGCCGGCGTGTCCCGGCGCGCGGTGGCGCTTCGGGTCACCTCGCGCCATATGAACGCCGCCGGCATCCTCCCGGGCGACAATGTGGTGGTGGAGCCCGTCGATGCGCGCCCACCGCGGCCGGGCGATCTGGTCCTCGTGCTGGATGGGGACCATGCCTGCGCCTACCGCTGGCACGCGCCGCTGCTGGTGCCGGCCAGCAGCGATCCGGATTGCGCCGCCCCCATCGGGATCGCGGGCGCGCACATCGTCGGAATGGTGACCTTCGTCTCACGCGCTGTGCGCACCTGA
- a CDS encoding YqaJ viral recombinase family protein: MAITDQQRAFRAVRIGSSDSPRLMAGAWSQVWREKTGRADPPDLDMVPAVQIGIATEPLHGRFYTHRTGVGCMPAGHRTYEHPSHPWMVAHLDYLTWAVRPADPDEPPDTVLEAKFCGTYLSDEELVERYWWQLQHQMAVGGFRQAVLSILRPGSYSAVPVPRDDKDIGVLIETLRAFWWHVENDVEPAVDPLAVAPPPMERMRVLDMAMHNEFASLGGVLMANRTAVTVYREAEQKLKALMPADCRVAYLNGDRAGGEAGLVLTRSRDGRLSLRFGAPARRDHDRADVWMPDGPGGEAEPDLPFTVRLVASGAVEPALWEGDD; the protein is encoded by the coding sequence ATGGCGATTACGGATCAGCAGCGCGCGTTCCGCGCAGTGCGGATCGGGAGTTCCGATTCACCGCGCCTCATGGCCGGCGCCTGGAGCCAGGTCTGGCGCGAGAAGACCGGGCGTGCGGATCCGCCCGATCTGGACATGGTGCCGGCGGTGCAGATCGGCATCGCGACCGAGCCGCTGCATGGCCGTTTCTACACGCACCGCACCGGCGTCGGCTGCATGCCCGCCGGTCACCGCACCTACGAACACCCGTCCCACCCCTGGATGGTGGCGCACCTGGACTATCTGACCTGGGCCGTGCGGCCGGCGGATCCGGATGAGCCGCCCGACACGGTGCTGGAGGCCAAGTTCTGCGGCACCTACCTGTCCGACGAGGAGCTGGTGGAGCGCTACTGGTGGCAGCTCCAGCACCAGATGGCCGTCGGCGGGTTCCGGCAGGCGGTGCTGTCGATCCTGCGGCCCGGTTCCTATTCGGCGGTCCCGGTCCCGCGGGACGACAAGGACATCGGCGTGCTGATCGAAACCCTGCGGGCGTTCTGGTGGCACGTGGAAAACGATGTCGAGCCCGCCGTGGACCCGCTGGCGGTGGCCCCCCCGCCGATGGAGCGGATGCGGGTCCTGGACATGGCCATGCACAACGAGTTCGCCAGCCTGGGCGGTGTCCTGATGGCGAACCGCACGGCCGTCACGGTCTACAGGGAGGCCGAGCAGAAATTGAAGGCCCTGATGCCCGCGGATTGCCGCGTCGCCTACCTGAACGGCGACCGGGCCGGTGGGGAGGCGGGATTGGTGCTCACCCGCTCGCGGGATGGGCGGTTGAGCCTGCGCTTCGGCGCGCCGGCGCGACGCGACCACGACCGGGCGGATGTCTGGATGCCGGATGGACCCGGCGGAGAAGCCGAACCGGATTTGCCGTTCACCGTCCGGTTGGTGGCATCGGGGGCGGTCGAGCCCGCTCTTTGGGAGGGAGACGATTGA